Proteins encoded in a region of the Paenibacillus sp. W2I17 genome:
- a CDS encoding NAD(P)/FAD-dependent oxidoreductase: MTQETYDLIAIGTGSAASSVITRCAEAGWRVAVIDEREFGGTCALRGCDPKKVLAGAAELIDWNERMQGKGIQGQATINWSELMAFKRTFTESIPRASEDQFKQAGMDTFHGKASFVDENHIQVGEEILHGKHILIATGARPAPLEIEGSEHLIYSDDFLDLEQLPDRLVLVGGGYIAFEFAHIAARAGTEVHILHRSEQPLNSFDAELVESLLQKSKEIGIHVHLNAEVKSIRQEGNAYVVHGTRNGADHQWQCGLVVHGAGRVPNVDGLELEKANVSYSKKGITVNEYLQSESNPRVYAAGDVTDTKGLPLTPLAGQESRAVSFNLLEGNQHKPNYKVMPSIVFTIPALGAVGMSTEQAKKEGYEVQVNDMSKWYTYKRTHEKFAMAKVVIDKSTGRILGAHVLGSKTEELINLFAMAIQFNLTIDQLNTMNFAYPTAASDLGSLI; this comes from the coding sequence ATGACACAAGAAACCTATGACTTGATTGCGATTGGCACAGGAAGCGCGGCAAGCTCTGTAATCACCCGTTGCGCTGAAGCTGGCTGGAGAGTTGCTGTAATTGATGAACGTGAGTTCGGCGGAACGTGTGCACTACGTGGCTGTGATCCCAAGAAAGTGCTAGCTGGAGCGGCTGAGCTGATTGACTGGAATGAACGGATGCAAGGGAAAGGAATTCAGGGACAGGCGACCATCAACTGGTCTGAACTTATGGCCTTTAAACGCACCTTTACCGAGAGCATACCTAGAGCAAGTGAAGATCAATTCAAACAGGCCGGAATGGATACGTTCCATGGTAAAGCTTCATTTGTCGATGAAAATCATATTCAAGTGGGAGAAGAAATCCTTCATGGCAAACACATCCTGATTGCTACTGGTGCAAGACCAGCACCACTTGAGATTGAGGGCTCAGAGCATCTCATATATAGTGATGACTTTCTGGATCTGGAACAGCTGCCGGATCGATTAGTTCTGGTAGGCGGTGGATACATTGCATTTGAGTTTGCGCATATTGCGGCCAGAGCCGGGACGGAAGTCCATATCCTGCATCGGAGTGAACAACCGCTAAACTCTTTTGATGCGGAGCTGGTGGAATCCTTGTTGCAAAAATCGAAAGAGATCGGCATCCACGTTCATCTGAACGCGGAGGTAAAGTCCATACGACAAGAGGGGAACGCTTATGTCGTTCATGGCACACGTAATGGTGCAGATCACCAGTGGCAGTGCGGACTTGTCGTTCATGGAGCCGGGCGTGTTCCTAATGTGGATGGGCTGGAATTGGAGAAAGCCAACGTCAGCTACAGCAAAAAGGGTATTACGGTGAACGAGTACTTGCAAAGTGAAAGTAATCCGAGAGTGTATGCTGCTGGTGATGTAACCGATACAAAAGGGTTGCCTTTAACCCCGTTAGCAGGTCAGGAATCCCGGGCTGTATCGTTCAATTTGTTGGAGGGAAATCAACACAAACCTAATTATAAAGTGATGCCTTCCATTGTGTTTACTATCCCTGCCCTTGGAGCTGTAGGTATGAGCACGGAACAAGCCAAGAAAGAGGGCTACGAGGTGCAGGTAAATGATATGTCGAAATGGTATACTTACAAGCGAACTCATGAAAAATTCGCCATGGCCAAAGTGGTGATCGATAAATCAACCGGACGTATTCTGGGCGCGCATGTGCTCGGGAGCAAAACAGAAGAATTGATCAACCTTTTTGCAATGGCGATTCAGTTCAATCTGACTATCGATCAGTTAAACACCATGAATTTTGCATATCCTACTGCTGCATCGGACCTGGGTTCTTTAATTTAG
- a CDS encoding ABC transporter ATP-binding protein, producing MIQFENVSKQYPDGTTALRQVNLNINKGELFVMIGPSGCGKTTMLKMINRLIERTDGTVRINERPIDEYNIHELRWNIGYVLQQIALFPHMTIAENIAVVPELRKWKSDQIKERVHTLLDMVGLHGDTYSERKPSELSGGQQQRIGVLRALAADPEIVLMDEPFSALDPMSREKLQDDILDIQRQMKKTIVFVTHDIQEAMKLGDRICIMKDGQVLQVGTPEELIRQPANDFVREFVGSPNTDTSSQSDFDLESIMSPLSPGHVPKSAKTAVPVSITLTELVDIMASHDHLLVERNRQIIGEISRVDLMKYWSGQLQERGEGHE from the coding sequence ATGATTCAGTTCGAAAATGTATCGAAACAATATCCTGATGGAACAACGGCTTTGCGTCAGGTTAACCTCAACATTAACAAGGGAGAACTGTTTGTCATGATTGGTCCGAGTGGATGTGGCAAAACCACCATGCTCAAAATGATCAATCGCCTGATTGAGCGAACAGATGGAACAGTGCGTATTAATGAACGCCCAATCGATGAATACAATATTCACGAGTTGCGCTGGAATATCGGATATGTACTGCAACAGATTGCACTATTCCCGCATATGACAATTGCCGAAAATATCGCAGTTGTTCCTGAACTGCGAAAGTGGAAGTCAGATCAAATCAAGGAGCGTGTACATACGTTACTGGACATGGTTGGTTTACACGGAGATACATACAGTGAGCGTAAACCGTCCGAGTTATCCGGAGGACAACAGCAGAGAATTGGTGTGTTGCGTGCACTCGCTGCTGATCCCGAGATAGTTTTGATGGATGAACCGTTCAGTGCACTCGATCCAATGAGTCGGGAGAAATTGCAGGACGATATTCTGGATATCCAGCGTCAGATGAAAAAAACAATTGTGTTTGTCACCCATGATATTCAGGAAGCGATGAAGCTGGGGGATCGCATCTGCATTATGAAGGATGGACAGGTTTTGCAGGTAGGCACCCCGGAAGAACTGATCCGACAGCCAGCTAATGACTTCGTACGTGAATTTGTTGGAAGTCCTAACACCGATACGAGTTCACAATCTGATTTTGATCTCGAATCCATCATGTCACCACTCTCACCGGGTCATGTGCCAAAATCAGCCAAAACTGCCGTTCCTGTATCCATTACGTTAACGGAATTAGTTGATATCATGGCTTCCCATGACCATCTGCTGGTTGAACGTAACCGCCAGATTATTGGCGAGATCAGTCGAGTTGATCTGATGAAATACTGGTCTGGTCAGTTACAGGAACGAGGTGAAGGACATGAGTAG
- a CDS encoding ergot alkaloid biosynthesis protein — protein MINDKSLTLITGANGKTGSRVAAILQKHHYPVRLAGRTKTSLSGSADNYVYFDWYDSETYALALKNVNQVYLVMPVMDMNPEDVIIPFIKEALWNGVKRFVLLGSASIDEEGPIFGKVHQYIKAHAPEWTVLQPSYFMENFTEGPHRETTKQLGKIYSATGDGKIGFVSADDIAAVAFHALTDIVPHNTEHIITGPESLSYGQVADVLSRVLGQSIQHESLSDDKLRNSMIRAGMSGEYAAALAGLDVPIQEEGREDQTTDTVKKLTGNNPISFEQFIQNHMEVWK, from the coding sequence ATGATCAATGATAAATCGTTGACACTTATTACGGGAGCTAATGGAAAGACAGGAAGCCGTGTTGCGGCCATACTTCAAAAGCATCATTATCCGGTGCGTTTGGCAGGAAGAACGAAAACATCTCTTTCTGGTTCTGCCGATAATTATGTCTATTTTGATTGGTATGATTCCGAGACATATGCGCTGGCGCTGAAAAATGTGAATCAGGTGTACCTTGTCATGCCAGTCATGGATATGAACCCAGAAGACGTCATCATTCCGTTCATCAAGGAAGCATTGTGGAACGGCGTTAAGCGATTCGTTTTACTTGGCAGTGCTTCAATTGATGAAGAGGGTCCTATATTTGGCAAAGTACATCAGTATATAAAAGCTCATGCTCCTGAGTGGACTGTATTGCAGCCTTCCTATTTTATGGAGAACTTTACGGAAGGGCCGCATCGGGAGACGACGAAGCAACTCGGGAAAATATACAGTGCTACGGGTGACGGGAAAATTGGATTTGTTAGTGCAGATGATATCGCGGCAGTTGCGTTCCATGCTCTGACGGATATTGTTCCTCATAATACGGAGCATATCATTACAGGGCCGGAGTCGTTGTCCTATGGACAGGTTGCAGACGTCTTGAGCCGTGTACTGGGTCAGTCCATCCAGCATGAATCTTTGTCCGATGATAAATTGAGGAACAGCATGATTCGCGCAGGAATGTCAGGAGAATACGCTGCTGCCCTCGCAGGACTGGATGTACCTATCCAGGAGGAGGGGAGAGAAGATCAAACGACGGATACGGTGAAAAAATTAACGGGGAATAACCCTATTTCATTCGAGCAATTTATTCAGAATCATATGGAAGTATGGAAATAA
- a CDS encoding nuclear transport factor 2 family protein, with the protein MTQSQQMEAGNSIPHQIMHGFTQLLLEGKLEQWLELYTSEAIFEFPYAPAGYPQKLEGKAEITNHLHNLLGMIEIQQFSEPVILADSTKQQFVAEFTCKGRSLVTGKPYNQTYISVVRHSNGKITHYKDYWNPMVVLESDLGGNKHDQ; encoded by the coding sequence ATGACACAATCTCAGCAGATGGAAGCGGGCAATAGTATACCGCATCAGATCATGCATGGATTTACTCAATTGCTACTGGAAGGAAAACTGGAACAGTGGTTGGAGTTATATACATCTGAAGCTATCTTCGAATTCCCATATGCACCGGCAGGATATCCTCAGAAACTGGAAGGCAAAGCCGAAATTACGAATCATCTTCATAATCTACTGGGGATGATTGAAATCCAGCAGTTTTCTGAACCGGTGATCTTGGCTGATTCGACGAAACAACAGTTTGTAGCTGAATTTACTTGTAAAGGGCGTTCATTAGTTACAGGCAAGCCATACAACCAAACTTACATCTCTGTAGTGCGCCACTCTAATGGAAAAATTACACATTATAAAGACTATTGGAATCCGATGGTCGTACTCGAATCGGACTTAGGAGGTAACAAGCATGATCAATGA
- a CDS encoding TetR/AcrR family transcriptional regulator, producing MGRAKEFDTETVLRKATSVFGAYGYEGTSLSLLLSELGIARQSLYDTYGTKHDLFVSALKFYIQQKTEAGIRLLDECTSVRQGVTELFNEAVNVLTDNERRNECFIINSAVEQAPQNHEIAAFIQTTNQQMEDVIHTALLRGQRSGELRHAEEELPGLARFLNYSRLSLTFTAKSGASAEALRDFVQMTLRAMD from the coding sequence TTGGGAAGAGCCAAGGAGTTTGACACGGAGACCGTTCTAAGAAAAGCAACGTCTGTATTTGGAGCGTACGGTTATGAAGGTACATCTTTGAGCTTACTGCTGAGTGAACTTGGCATTGCGCGGCAAAGCCTGTATGACACCTACGGAACTAAACATGATTTATTTGTCTCTGCTCTTAAATTCTATATTCAGCAGAAGACAGAAGCGGGAATCAGACTATTAGACGAATGTACAAGTGTGAGGCAAGGCGTGACGGAGTTGTTCAACGAAGCGGTTAACGTGTTGACAGACAACGAACGTCGTAATGAATGTTTCATCATTAATAGCGCGGTTGAACAGGCACCACAAAATCACGAAATCGCAGCTTTTATTCAAACCACTAACCAACAAATGGAAGATGTTATTCATACTGCGCTGTTACGAGGCCAGAGGAGTGGCGAACTGAGGCACGCAGAGGAAGAATTGCCCGGGCTTGCCCGTTTTCTGAATTATTCCCGACTCTCATTGACCTTTACGGCGAAGAGCGGTGCAAGTGCAGAAGCGCTGCGAGATTTTGTACAAATGACCCTAAGGGCTATGGATTAG
- a CDS encoding iron-sulfur cluster biosynthesis family protein has protein sequence MYIQITDLAAKRLTESLNDQPGYFKVIYDLEGCGCNGVIAIIIVDELAALDAQIETNLVPFYVDPKQQLNLEQHMKLDTEENYPSFKLSSDSGVLSANVRVRDTRAVTAGSSGGSDACML, from the coding sequence ATGTATATTCAAATTACAGATTTGGCTGCAAAACGATTGACGGAAAGCCTGAATGACCAACCAGGATATTTCAAAGTGATCTATGACTTGGAAGGTTGCGGATGTAACGGAGTTATCGCTATTATCATTGTTGATGAACTTGCGGCTCTCGACGCGCAGATTGAAACCAATCTGGTGCCATTCTATGTTGATCCGAAGCAGCAGCTAAACCTTGAACAACACATGAAGCTGGATACAGAAGAGAATTATCCTTCTTTCAAATTAAGCAGTGATTCTGGTGTGCTCAGCGCCAACGTTCGCGTTCGTGACACCCGTGCAGTAACAGCGGGAAGCTCCGGTGGATCTGACGCCTGCATGCTGTAA
- a CDS encoding D-alanyl-D-alanine carboxypeptidase family protein produces MKPFTRKSIISTILIGSVVAGSAFTTFPITSSLNPVASAASSSFTQFLHDNAPGRTIKTIKNVATVTNVSSTVVLVNKKRNLPSTYAPQDLVVPNIPFSFSGSSPKKQMRKVAATAIEKLFAAAKKDGIDIKAVSGYRSYATQKSIFDRNASIKGEAVANKTSARPGQSEHQTGLAMDISSASAGYDLQQSFGNTKEGKWLKANAHKYGFIIRYGKDQEKLTGYSYEPWHVRYVGVYIAGEITNQKLTLEQYLERAK; encoded by the coding sequence ATGAAACCTTTTACTCGTAAATCCATCATATCTACAATTCTTATAGGCTCTGTTGTAGCAGGTTCTGCCTTTACTACGTTTCCCATCACTTCAAGCCTGAATCCCGTCGCGTCTGCGGCAAGCTCTAGCTTCACTCAATTTCTGCATGATAATGCACCTGGTCGTACGATCAAAACGATTAAAAATGTGGCAACTGTGACCAATGTGTCCAGTACAGTTGTGCTTGTCAATAAAAAGAGAAATCTGCCTTCAACTTATGCACCTCAAGATTTGGTTGTACCTAATATTCCTTTTAGCTTCTCAGGTTCCAGTCCGAAGAAACAGATGCGTAAAGTAGCTGCAACCGCGATAGAGAAATTATTTGCCGCTGCCAAAAAAGACGGTATCGATATCAAAGCCGTATCTGGCTATCGCTCTTATGCGACCCAGAAATCGATCTTTGACCGTAATGCCAGCATCAAAGGTGAAGCTGTTGCCAATAAAACAAGTGCTCGGCCAGGACAAAGCGAACATCAAACGGGTCTAGCCATGGATATCTCCAGCGCTTCGGCTGGTTATGATCTTCAGCAAAGTTTTGGCAACACCAAAGAAGGCAAATGGCTGAAAGCCAATGCCCACAAGTACGGATTCATCATCCGTTATGGCAAAGATCAGGAGAAACTGACTGGTTACTCCTATGAGCCATGGCATGTACGTTATGTAGGGGTATATATTGCTGGTGAGATTACCAACCAGAAACTTACGCTGGAGCAGTATTTGGAACGTGCCAAATAA
- a CDS encoding nitroreductase family protein, protein MSELENLVKNRRSAVIFEEGIEISDSELQEMFALNKFAPSAFNLQHTHYLVIKDEEQKEKVYEASQQYKVKTASAVIVVLGDVNAHHHIRTINEGLLNLGALTPFQYEQESQSVTEFYESRGRFFQREDAIRNASLSAMQLMLIAQDRGWDTCPMIGFDSEELQRSLEIPNHYLPVMLITIGKKSEAKQRPRGYRKPINEYVSFNKMHAE, encoded by the coding sequence ATGAGTGAGTTGGAGAATCTAGTCAAAAACCGTAGATCGGCCGTTATTTTTGAAGAAGGAATTGAAATTTCAGATTCGGAACTGCAAGAGATGTTTGCCCTTAACAAATTTGCACCATCTGCCTTTAACCTGCAACACACGCACTATCTTGTGATTAAAGACGAGGAACAGAAAGAGAAAGTCTATGAAGCTTCCCAGCAATATAAGGTAAAAACAGCTTCTGCGGTCATCGTGGTATTGGGCGACGTCAACGCGCATCATCATATCCGCACGATTAACGAAGGCTTGTTGAACCTGGGCGCTCTTACTCCGTTCCAATATGAGCAGGAATCCCAAAGTGTCACCGAATTTTACGAATCTCGCGGCAGATTCTTCCAACGTGAGGATGCGATTCGCAATGCCAGCCTGTCTGCCATGCAATTGATGCTGATCGCTCAGGATCGCGGTTGGGACACTTGTCCAATGATTGGCTTTGACTCGGAAGAACTGCAACGGAGTTTGGAAATCCCTAACCATTACTTACCGGTTATGCTGATCACCATCGGCAAAAAGTCGGAAGCCAAACAGCGCCCACGCGGTTACCGTAAACCGATTAACGAATATGTTAGCTTCAACAAAATGCACGCTGAATAA
- a CDS encoding leucine-rich repeat domain-containing protein, with translation MDITYAFTDERFRQVVLDRFCDQRDFIQESDVCEVEILELSNHNISNLDGVEYFRGLQELDCAYNQLTGLDLAQNHKLRILRCRENQLLTLDLRSNSELQVLDCSFNRLRKLDLSHNSKLITVECHWNMLSELASEHLEQLEELSCSYNALFSLELEHNKQLRRLDCANNYMLELDVTGCLNLIELRCNHNHIKQLDFRSNMVLESVRCFNNHISKLDIRHNVQLKELYCSENKLTELDYSANPKLERLQYADNLMFESNHEVPGMGLFQYDVSMSNYQMSLLIQDKELVVTAQVSTKTETEALSSYMEETWKRWDMLGEQALKTIAEAHPDEDINTLILADAEFQGDQYFRLGYDAGDTPAGRLYIYAEFDDEFHMLDTLIYKTY, from the coding sequence ATGGATATTACTTATGCCTTCACGGATGAACGTTTCAGGCAAGTTGTGTTGGATCGTTTTTGTGATCAGCGGGATTTCATTCAGGAGAGTGACGTTTGTGAGGTTGAGATATTAGAACTCTCAAATCACAATATTAGCAATCTTGATGGAGTCGAGTATTTCAGGGGTCTTCAAGAGCTGGATTGTGCCTATAATCAATTGACTGGTTTGGATCTAGCTCAGAATCACAAGCTGAGGATATTACGTTGCAGAGAGAATCAGCTTCTTACACTGGACCTCCGCTCCAATTCGGAATTGCAGGTGCTGGATTGCAGTTTTAATCGACTTCGCAAATTGGATCTTTCTCATAATTCCAAACTTATAACGGTGGAGTGTCATTGGAATATGTTATCGGAGCTGGCTTCGGAGCACCTTGAGCAGTTGGAGGAACTTAGTTGCAGTTATAACGCTCTTTTCTCACTTGAACTTGAACACAATAAGCAACTGCGGCGACTTGATTGCGCCAACAATTACATGTTGGAACTTGATGTAACCGGTTGTCTAAACTTGATTGAACTTCGTTGTAACCACAACCATATCAAACAGTTGGATTTTCGTTCAAATATGGTTTTAGAGAGTGTCCGTTGTTTTAACAACCATATTAGCAAGCTGGATATTCGCCATAACGTACAACTAAAAGAGTTGTACTGTTCCGAGAACAAATTAACCGAGTTGGATTATAGCGCTAATCCCAAGCTGGAAAGACTGCAGTATGCAGATAATCTAATGTTTGAATCCAATCATGAAGTTCCGGGTATGGGGTTGTTTCAGTATGACGTCTCGATGTCCAACTATCAGATGAGCTTACTTATTCAGGATAAAGAACTGGTAGTCACTGCACAGGTTTCAACTAAGACAGAGACGGAAGCCTTATCCTCATATATGGAAGAGACGTGGAAACGGTGGGACATGCTTGGTGAGCAGGCACTTAAAACCATTGCCGAGGCTCATCCGGACGAAGATATCAATACATTGATTTTGGCTGATGCAGAATTTCAGGGAGATCAATATTTCCGATTGGGTTATGATGCGGGGGATACACCTGCTGGTCGACTGTACATATATGCGGAGTTTGACGATGAATTTCACATGTTGGATACGTTGATCTATAAAACGTATTAA
- a CDS encoding GyrI-like domain-containing protein, translated as MEMVIENLPSYRIAYVRQVGPYGPANAQAMNTLKQWADKNQLLHESATLLGIPQDDPSTTPPEKCRYDACIVIAEFERLEDDSIEFGELSGGDYLICKVRHTAEAIQRAWNVIMHHLQTSGYRMDNKPVIERYRWELLNQHYCEICVPVRPV; from the coding sequence ATGGAAATGGTTATCGAAAACCTTCCGTCATACCGTATCGCCTATGTTCGACAAGTCGGTCCTTACGGTCCAGCCAATGCTCAAGCGATGAATACGCTGAAACAATGGGCAGACAAAAACCAATTGCTTCATGAATCAGCAACATTACTGGGCATACCCCAAGATGACCCTTCTACCACACCGCCCGAAAAATGTAGATATGATGCCTGTATTGTTATTGCCGAATTTGAACGCCTGGAAGATGATTCTATTGAGTTTGGCGAGCTATCAGGCGGAGATTATCTCATCTGTAAGGTGAGACATACGGCAGAAGCTATTCAGCGGGCATGGAATGTGATCATGCACCATTTGCAAACAAGTGGTTATCGGATGGACAACAAACCGGTTATAGAACGATATCGTTGGGAACTGCTTAATCAGCATTATTGCGAGATATGTGTACCTGTAAGACCCGTGTAA
- a CDS encoding aminopeptidase: MSQFEQTFEKSLEQYAELVVKVGVNIQKGQDLLVTAPIETLEFTRLIVQKAYAAGANYVQVDFDDDNITRSRFEHGSNDSFDYYPAWKADMMEKFAEAGGATLTIKVPDPELYNGIDSDSVSRATKAAAHARRGYAKYTRNHEISWCLIKAPTKAWANKVFADIPEEDRINVMWETIFKMNRVDGGDAVQNWREHLDTLNTMSDLLNKKNYKSLHYRAPGTDLKIELVHNHIWGGGGSENKQGVYTVANMPTEEVFTMPKRSGVNGYVSSTMPLNLNGQLVDQMRITFKDGQVVAFTAASGEEHLKNLFATDEGARYLGEVALVPHDSPISNLNRIFYNTGIDENASCHLAVGSAYPFNMKDGTTMSNEELLKHECNVSLTHVDFMIGSAELDIDGELQDGTIEPVFRKGNWAF, encoded by the coding sequence ATGAGTCAATTTGAACAAACCTTTGAAAAGTCATTGGAACAATACGCAGAGCTGGTTGTTAAAGTCGGCGTGAATATCCAAAAAGGACAGGATCTGCTCGTCACTGCTCCCATCGAAACGCTTGAATTCACACGTCTGATTGTGCAAAAAGCCTATGCGGCTGGTGCAAATTATGTACAAGTGGACTTTGATGACGACAACATTACCCGCAGTCGTTTTGAACATGGTTCCAATGACAGCTTCGACTATTATCCAGCATGGAAAGCGGATATGATGGAGAAGTTTGCGGAAGCAGGCGGCGCTACCCTGACGATCAAAGTTCCAGATCCTGAACTGTATAACGGAATTGACTCCGACAGCGTTTCCCGTGCTACTAAGGCAGCTGCACACGCACGTCGCGGATATGCCAAATACACACGCAACCATGAAATTAGCTGGTGTCTGATCAAGGCCCCAACCAAGGCTTGGGCGAACAAAGTATTTGCCGACATCCCGGAAGAAGACCGAATCAACGTGATGTGGGAAACGATCTTTAAAATGAACCGTGTAGATGGCGGAGACGCTGTACAAAATTGGAGAGAACATCTGGATACCTTGAATACCATGAGTGATCTCCTGAACAAAAAGAACTATAAGAGCCTGCATTACCGTGCGCCAGGTACAGACTTGAAAATTGAATTGGTCCACAACCACATCTGGGGTGGCGGTGGTAGCGAAAATAAACAAGGTGTATACACGGTCGCCAATATGCCGACTGAAGAAGTATTCACCATGCCTAAGCGCAGTGGAGTGAATGGATATGTCAGCAGTACCATGCCTTTGAACCTGAACGGGCAACTGGTAGACCAGATGAGAATCACATTCAAGGATGGACAGGTTGTAGCGTTTACGGCAGCATCCGGTGAAGAGCATCTGAAGAACCTGTTTGCTACTGATGAAGGAGCACGTTATCTGGGTGAGGTCGCACTCGTACCGCATGACTCCCCGATTTCCAACTTGAATCGAATTTTTTACAATACGGGTATTGATGAAAATGCATCTTGCCACTTGGCTGTGGGAAGTGCGTATCCATTCAACATGAAAGATGGCACAACGATGTCGAACGAAGAGTTGCTGAAGCATGAGTGCAATGTGAGTTTGACACACGTCGATTTCATGATCGGTTCCGCAGAGCTGGATATCGATGGTGAGTTACAGGACGGTACAATCGAGCCGGTATTCCGTAAAGGCAACTGGGCATTTTAA
- a CDS encoding acyl-CoA synthetase produces the protein MENHPSDRIALRWLSDQRELEEITYGDLFKQANRLAGGLRELGLEKGDRVLVMVPRRIIAYVIYIACLKLGIAVIPSSEMLRAKDLEYRLRHSEARAVIVWSETTSEVEKMDADLPSLAHRIVASPNEEVSVPAEGWVNVHQLMQNQPEEMAAVETHRDDTAILAYTSGTTGNPKGVVHSHGWGYAHLRIASSLWLDIQPSDTVWATAAPGWQKWIWSPFLSVLGRGATGLVYNGSFQPKRYLELMQEHQINVLCCTPTEYRLMAKADDLGHYDLSHLRSAVSAGEPLNQEVIEIFQRHFDLTIRDGYGQTESTLLIGSLKDAPVRIGSMGQSITPGLIEIIDDEGQPVPPGEVGDIAVHKEMPALFRSYYQDEGRKEANQRGDYFVTGDRARKDEEGYFWFEGRSDDIIISSGYTIGPFEVEEALMKHASVKECAVVASPDEIRGNIVKAFVVLRDDSLASPELMRELQHHVKEITAPYKYPRKIEFVTDLPKTNSGKIRRIELREQEKRNG, from the coding sequence ATGGAGAATCATCCATCAGACCGGATTGCACTTAGATGGCTCAGCGATCAACGAGAATTGGAAGAGATCACGTATGGTGATTTATTCAAGCAGGCAAATCGTCTTGCTGGAGGTTTGCGTGAACTTGGACTAGAGAAGGGTGATCGGGTGTTGGTCATGGTACCACGCCGTATTATTGCCTATGTCATTTATATTGCTTGTCTGAAATTGGGGATTGCCGTTATTCCTTCCTCCGAGATGTTACGGGCAAAAGATCTGGAATATCGTCTGCGTCACTCTGAGGCGCGGGCTGTTATTGTATGGTCCGAGACGACCTCGGAAGTGGAGAAGATGGACGCGGATCTGCCGTCACTGGCACATCGCATCGTGGCATCACCGAATGAAGAAGTTAGCGTACCTGCTGAAGGTTGGGTGAATGTGCATCAGTTAATGCAGAATCAACCCGAAGAGATGGCTGCGGTGGAGACTCATCGTGATGATACGGCTATTCTTGCTTATACTTCGGGCACAACAGGTAATCCCAAAGGAGTTGTACATAGCCACGGTTGGGGATATGCCCACCTGCGAATCGCTTCTTCATTATGGCTGGATATTCAACCTTCAGATACGGTATGGGCAACGGCTGCACCTGGCTGGCAAAAATGGATCTGGAGTCCGTTCCTGTCGGTACTCGGAAGAGGCGCGACTGGACTGGTCTACAATGGATCATTCCAGCCCAAGCGTTATCTGGAACTGATGCAGGAACATCAAATTAATGTCCTTTGCTGTACACCAACGGAATATCGGTTGATGGCCAAAGCCGATGATCTTGGACATTATGACCTGTCTCATCTGCGCAGTGCTGTTTCAGCGGGTGAACCGCTCAATCAGGAAGTCATTGAAATCTTCCAGCGTCACTTTGACCTGACTATTCGAGACGGATATGGACAGACCGAGAGCACGTTGTTAATCGGCAGTCTCAAAGATGCGCCTGTACGTATTGGCTCGATGGGTCAGTCGATTACACCTGGATTGATTGAAATTATTGACGATGAGGGACAACCTGTTCCTCCGGGTGAAGTAGGAGATATCGCGGTGCACAAAGAGATGCCAGCCTTGTTCCGGTCCTATTATCAGGATGAGGGACGGAAGGAAGCGAATCAGCGTGGCGATTATTTTGTAACAGGGGACCGTGCACGCAAAGACGAAGAAGGTTACTTCTGGTTTGAAGGCCGCAGTGACGATATTATCATTAGTTCGGGTTACACGATTGGACCATTCGAAGTGGAAGAAGCACTCATGAAACACGCCAGTGTGAAGGAATGCGCGGTGGTTGCAAGTCCGGATGAGATCCGCGGCAATATTGTCAAAGCTTTTGTCGTGTTGAGAGACGATTCACTGGCTTCACCAGAACTGATGCGTGAATTGCAACACCACGTCAAAGAAATTACAGCACCTTATAAATATCCACGTAAGATCGAATTCGTTACGGATCTGCCAAAGACCAACTCTGGTAAAATCCGCCGGATTGAGTTGCGCGAACAAGAAAAACGTAATGGTTAA